Proteins co-encoded in one Christiangramia fulva genomic window:
- a CDS encoding magnesium chelatase has protein sequence MEKENIKTLGELKKAGYISKSIKEELRDNLKEKIRNNEASFKGIHGYDYTVIPELERAILSRHNINLLGLRGQAKTRLARLMVGLLDEWMPVVEGSEVNDDPLKPISRYAKELIKEKADDTPVSWVHRDERFFEKLATPDVTVADLIGDVDPIKAANLRLSYADDRVIHFGMIPRANRSIFVINELPDLQARIQVALFNILQEGDIQIRGFKLRLPLDMQFVFTANPEDYTNRGSIVTPLKDRIGSQILTHYPESIEVAKTITAQEAQLDERQKELVYVPEVAKDLLEQISFEARDSEFIDHKSGVSARMSITAYENLLSAAERRALKNKEEETLLRFSDFLGVIPAITGKVELVYEGEQEGAAFVALQLIGDATKSLFPNYFPKIEKLQRPDETTPYDNLIEWFFESSGFELPDDISEKEYKEKLDSITPLENLIKKYQSDLPEKDRYFMKEFLLWALVEHKKLSKQRFSKGLQFKDLYGSYISGL, from the coding sequence ATGGAAAAGGAAAATATTAAAACGCTCGGAGAACTAAAAAAAGCGGGTTATATATCCAAAAGCATAAAGGAGGAACTTCGGGATAATTTGAAAGAGAAAATCCGGAATAATGAAGCTTCTTTTAAGGGAATCCATGGGTACGATTATACGGTGATCCCTGAGCTTGAAAGGGCCATTCTTTCACGGCATAACATCAATTTGCTCGGCCTCCGCGGACAGGCGAAAACACGGCTGGCACGACTGATGGTCGGTTTGCTGGATGAGTGGATGCCGGTAGTAGAGGGTTCTGAGGTAAATGACGATCCTCTGAAGCCTATCAGCCGTTATGCCAAAGAACTAATTAAAGAAAAAGCAGATGATACGCCTGTCTCATGGGTGCATCGCGACGAACGTTTTTTTGAAAAACTCGCGACACCTGATGTGACCGTTGCCGACCTTATCGGGGATGTTGACCCGATAAAAGCTGCCAATTTGCGGTTGAGCTATGCTGATGATCGTGTTATACACTTTGGAATGATCCCAAGGGCGAACAGGAGTATTTTTGTGATCAATGAATTGCCCGACCTGCAGGCCCGTATTCAGGTGGCACTTTTTAATATTCTTCAGGAAGGAGATATTCAAATTCGTGGTTTTAAGCTGCGTCTTCCATTGGATATGCAGTTCGTTTTTACGGCAAACCCTGAGGATTATACCAACCGGGGAAGCATCGTGACTCCGCTTAAAGACCGCATTGGTTCACAAATCCTGACGCATTATCCTGAAAGTATTGAAGTGGCAAAAACCATAACAGCCCAGGAGGCGCAGCTGGATGAGCGACAAAAAGAGTTGGTTTATGTACCGGAGGTCGCAAAAGATCTTTTGGAACAGATAAGCTTTGAAGCCCGTGACAGTGAATTTATCGATCATAAAAGTGGGGTAAGCGCCAGGATGAGTATCACAGCTTATGAGAATCTTTTAAGTGCCGCGGAAAGACGGGCTTTGAAGAATAAGGAAGAGGAAACTTTATTAAGATTCAGTGATTTTTTAGGAGTGATACCTGCTATAACGGGAAAGGTCGAACTGGTCTATGAAGGAGAGCAGGAGGGAGCCGCTTTTGTGGCACTTCAGCTTATTGGGGATGCGACCAAATCTTTATTCCCAAATTATTTTCCGAAGATTGAAAAGCTGCAACGTCCCGATGAAACCACTCCTTATGACAATTTGATAGAATGGTTTTTCGAGAGCAGCGGATTTGAGCTGCCAGATGATATTTCAGAAAAAGAATATAAAGAAAAGCTCGATTCCATAACGCCACTTGAAAACCTGATTAAGAAATACCAGTCGGATCTTCCTGAAAAAGACAGGTATTTTATGAAAGAATTTCTTCTTTGGGCGCTGGTTGAACACAAAAAACTGAGTAAACAACGATTTTCTAAAGGCTTGCAATTCAAAGATCTTTACGGAAGTTACATCAGCGGCTTGTAA
- a CDS encoding vWA domain-containing protein has product MKKKDNTAVRGFVFKKYDEPEKSPFDKLFDIFKEIITHTSGDLDEALDWMKQLDDEYQLTDEDYTLDDFVEDLKKKGYIREEIDQNGPGGMKITAKTERAIRQQALEQIFGKLKKGSSGNHRSNRIGRGDEHTGDFRAYQFGDSLSRISMTESLRNAQINHGIGEFNMSEDDLVVEETHYKAQMSTVLMIDISHSMILYGEDRITPAKKVAMALSELITTRYPKDTLDILVFGNDAWPISISELPYLKVGPYHTNTVAGLELAMDILRRKRNTNKQIFMITDGKPSCIRERNGNYYKNSMGLDPYIVDKCYNMARQARKLRIPITTFMIAQDPYLTSFVQEFTEANQGKAFYTGLKGLGEMIFEDYEINRKKRIRG; this is encoded by the coding sequence ATGAAAAAGAAAGATAATACTGCTGTAAGAGGTTTTGTCTTCAAAAAATATGATGAACCGGAAAAATCTCCTTTTGACAAATTGTTCGATATCTTTAAGGAGATCATTACCCACACTTCTGGAGATTTAGACGAAGCTTTAGACTGGATGAAACAGTTAGATGATGAATATCAATTAACTGATGAAGATTATACGCTGGATGATTTTGTTGAAGACCTTAAGAAAAAAGGATATATCCGCGAAGAAATTGATCAAAATGGCCCCGGCGGAATGAAGATCACCGCAAAAACTGAAAGAGCTATTCGCCAACAGGCCTTGGAGCAGATCTTCGGAAAGCTCAAAAAAGGATCTTCAGGTAACCACCGAAGTAACCGAATTGGAAGGGGAGATGAACATACCGGTGATTTCCGGGCTTATCAGTTTGGCGATTCCCTTAGTCGGATTTCTATGACTGAAAGTCTGCGGAATGCGCAGATCAACCACGGGATTGGTGAGTTCAACATGAGCGAAGACGATCTGGTAGTAGAAGAAACTCATTATAAAGCTCAAATGAGTACGGTGCTTATGATCGATATCAGCCATAGCATGATCCTCTATGGCGAAGACCGGATCACACCGGCCAAAAAAGTTGCCATGGCACTTTCTGAACTTATTACCACCCGGTATCCAAAAGATACGCTGGATATACTTGTTTTCGGGAATGATGCCTGGCCAATTTCCATTTCAGAATTGCCGTATCTCAAAGTTGGTCCCTACCATACCAATACGGTTGCAGGGCTGGAATTGGCGATGGATATTCTGCGAAGAAAAAGGAATACCAATAAACAGATCTTCATGATCACCGATGGTAAACCCAGTTGTATCAGGGAGCGAAACGGCAATTATTACAAAAACAGTATGGGCCTGGACCCGTATATTGTGGATAAATGTTATAATATGGCACGGCAGGCCAGAAAACTGCGCATTCCCATCACGACTTTTATGATCGCTCAGGATCCATATCTTACAAGTTTTGTTCAGGAGTTTACTGAGGCTAACCAGGGAAAGGCATTTTATACCGGCTTAAAAGGACTGGGTGAAATGATTTTTGAAGACTATGAAATTAACAGAAAAAAAAGAATTCGAGGATAA
- a CDS encoding phosphatase PAP2 family protein, with the protein MKRIISTIVLFLTLTSGFSQKNSSPYKTDFLKDGSIITGELALNALGFYLIQNKDALTQEELNALDKDDLWGINRPAAGNFSHRADKLSYIPFYASFATPLLFLFEKEERENYGQIAVMFIETMATTGALFTNTAGLVEKSRPLVYNENLPLEERTEAGAQRSFFAGHTAATAAATFFTAKICQDFNPDSPAVPYVWAGAVAVPALVGYMRMEAGKHFLTDNIIGFGIGAISGILIPQLHKIGNEKVEVYPAVNTNIRGTGINSQGIGINFVL; encoded by the coding sequence ATGAAAAGGATCATTTCGACGATAGTTTTATTTCTTACACTTACATCAGGATTTTCACAAAAAAATTCATCCCCTTATAAAACCGATTTTCTAAAAGATGGAAGTATCATAACCGGAGAATTGGCCTTAAATGCTCTGGGCTTTTATCTTATTCAAAATAAAGATGCTTTAACTCAAGAGGAATTAAATGCGCTCGATAAAGATGATTTGTGGGGTATTAACAGGCCTGCAGCCGGAAATTTTTCCCACAGGGCCGATAAGCTCAGTTATATTCCTTTTTACGCTTCCTTCGCGACTCCATTACTTTTTCTCTTTGAAAAAGAGGAAAGAGAAAATTATGGACAAATTGCAGTGATGTTTATTGAAACAATGGCTACTACCGGGGCTTTATTTACAAATACCGCGGGTTTGGTAGAAAAAAGCCGGCCACTGGTCTATAATGAAAATCTGCCTTTGGAAGAGAGGACCGAAGCGGGAGCCCAACGCTCTTTTTTTGCGGGACATACTGCTGCCACTGCTGCGGCAACGTTTTTTACTGCCAAAATATGCCAGGATTTTAATCCCGATTCACCAGCAGTTCCTTATGTTTGGGCCGGTGCGGTGGCTGTTCCAGCCCTTGTTGGATATATGAGAATGGAAGCTGGGAAACATTTTTTAACCGACAATATAATAGGCTTTGGAATTGGTGCAATAAGTGGTATCTTAATACCACAATTACATAAAATCGGGAATGAGAAGGTGGAGGTTTATCCTGCGGTGAATACAAATATCAGAGGAACCGGTATAAATTCTCAGGGAATTGGAATTAATTTTGTTCTATAA
- a CDS encoding endonuclease/exonuclease/phosphatase family protein, whose translation MNITEIFALIFSVLAFIPTLASITKFDQWWIRGFDFPRIQISFLIIVMILVDVWIFDFSETWHYVATIGLGLSLLYQFEKIFPYTYLASKQVVKFKGNDPDANISVLVSNVLTPNEHYGKLIGLIQEVEPDLILTLESDKKWEKELSVIEKDYPNTVKIPQDNLYGMHLYSRLKLEDIKVQNIVQKDIPSIHGYVILRNGKKIRLHCLHPMPPSPTESDTSTNRDAELLMLGRDINPVKRSTLVIGDLNDVAWSRTTRLFQKMSGLMDPRRGRGFFNTYNANYFLLRWPLDHMFHTKDFSLVKIKRERPIGSDHFPIFIKLHHQQNAGMANEDTDEADHEEKEWAQEKIDRANPLVQKIDFSS comes from the coding sequence ATGAATATTACCGAAATATTCGCGCTCATTTTCTCGGTGCTGGCCTTTATCCCCACTTTAGCTTCCATTACCAAATTCGATCAGTGGTGGATTCGCGGTTTTGATTTTCCGCGGATACAGATAAGTTTTTTGATCATTGTAATGATCCTGGTGGATGTCTGGATTTTTGATTTTTCGGAAACCTGGCACTATGTTGCGACCATTGGCCTTGGGTTAAGTCTGTTATATCAGTTTGAAAAAATTTTCCCATATACTTACCTTGCCAGCAAACAGGTGGTTAAATTTAAAGGAAATGATCCAGATGCGAATATTTCAGTTCTGGTAAGCAATGTGCTTACACCAAACGAGCACTATGGAAAGCTAATAGGGCTAATACAGGAAGTAGAACCTGATTTAATTCTCACCCTCGAAAGCGACAAGAAATGGGAAAAAGAACTTTCAGTAATAGAGAAAGATTATCCCAATACGGTGAAAATTCCGCAGGATAATCTTTACGGGATGCATTTATATTCCCGGTTAAAACTGGAAGATATTAAGGTGCAGAATATCGTTCAGAAGGATATTCCCTCTATTCACGGTTATGTTATTCTTCGGAATGGGAAAAAAATCAGGCTGCATTGCCTGCATCCTATGCCTCCCAGTCCTACAGAAAGCGATACCTCTACCAATCGGGATGCCGAATTATTAATGCTGGGGCGGGATATAAATCCGGTAAAAAGAAGCACTCTGGTAATTGGGGATTTAAATGATGTCGCCTGGTCGCGAACCACAAGGCTTTTTCAAAAAATGAGCGGGCTAATGGATCCCCGGCGAGGAAGAGGTTTCTTTAATACCTACAATGCCAATTATTTTCTTTTGCGCTGGCCCCTGGACCATATGTTCCATACCAAAGATTTTTCCCTTGTAAAAATCAAAAGGGAAAGACCAATAGGCTCTGATCATTTTCCTATTTTTATAAAACTACATCATCAGCAAAATGCAGGAATGGCAAATGAAGATACCGATGAAGCTGATCACGAAGAAAAAGAATGGGCACAGGAAAAAATTGACAGGGCCAATCCGCTGGTACAAAAAATAGATTTTTCTTCTTAA
- a CDS encoding response regulator, producing MLRTIIVDDDKIVTFLQKKMVAKSDLDPQPYVFEKGRDALNFLTEESDPDTEYLILLDINMPNMNGWEFLDELEKIRNKENCHVVMVTSSIDRKDKLKAANNNLVVDYIEKPVSARHCAKLKGITKLSVHF from the coding sequence ATGCTTCGAACAATTATTGTAGATGACGATAAAATCGTCACCTTTTTGCAAAAGAAGATGGTCGCGAAAAGCGATCTTGATCCTCAACCTTATGTTTTTGAAAAAGGCAGAGATGCGTTGAATTTTCTTACAGAAGAAAGTGATCCGGATACTGAGTACCTTATTTTGCTAGATATAAATATGCCCAATATGAACGGCTGGGAATTTCTGGATGAGCTTGAAAAAATTCGGAATAAGGAAAATTGTCACGTGGTAATGGTAACTTCTTCTATAGATCGTAAGGATAAATTAAAGGCAGCGAATAATAATCTGGTTGTAGATTATATCGAAAAACCTGTTTCGGCTAGACACTGTGCTAAATTAAAAGGCATTACCAAACTTTCCGTTCACTTTTAA
- a CDS encoding PAS domain S-box protein, whose product MSTENYNSGAFVTPVLKLDADHSVTAFNEAARYFFDFHFQIKICPNLKFSDLLKSDKEIIAKKVELALSGSFQRHGFPINNQLYEFQFTPLLKEKGEPEISISITPVKNSSSNFLGFLEGQNGFFRSLEYDRQLYRNLFEYNPDAVYSFDLEGNFVDVNASSADLAGTSIENLLSMNFLPLIPPEDQERVLKNFEKAKQGEFIKYRTGFINLKNQRKILSVTNFPIVYQDKIVGVYGIAKDITSSVQAQEQIRLSEEKYRSLFDYNPLPLWVVDRDELKFLSVNKAAIELYGYSEAEFLKMSVKDLWAPNQENEIQKVVRENQDSYFKLEVRHLKKDGSLIYVEVKSNPINLNGMLARVSLVKDITAKVEAERKLMESEKRFKSLIQEGSDVISILDTNLKYSFISPASLNVFGMAPEEMIGTSFKEHITPEDLPELVDLLSRMDREKRIQLPPYRIIDKKGKFRWLETIVTNLNEDPTIHGLVLNSRDITPFMEQKEKLLESLERYNIVAKATSDLITDYDIRTHSMKFSDTIYEMFGYSRDEVQENGCWWQEKIHPDDLKEIRPLIDEMHQNRKKKLTIEYRFKCADGTYKHIQDRSFLILNDKGEPQRIIASMQDITERKRHLIAIEEHNERLKEIAWTQSHVVRAPLAKVMGLVDLLKNYKNDLENVDEILENILTSSYELDKIIRKIAVKTEKEL is encoded by the coding sequence TTGAGTACAGAGAATTATAATTCCGGTGCTTTTGTTACGCCTGTTTTAAAGCTGGATGCAGATCATTCTGTTACAGCTTTTAATGAGGCTGCGCGTTATTTTTTCGATTTTCATTTTCAGATAAAGATCTGCCCAAACCTTAAATTTTCTGATCTTTTAAAATCTGATAAAGAAATTATCGCAAAAAAGGTAGAACTTGCTCTAAGTGGTTCTTTTCAAAGACATGGTTTCCCAATTAATAATCAGCTTTATGAATTTCAGTTCACGCCACTTTTAAAAGAAAAGGGGGAGCCAGAAATTTCTATTTCCATAACTCCTGTTAAGAATTCTTCTTCGAATTTTTTAGGTTTTCTTGAAGGGCAGAATGGTTTTTTTCGCAGCCTGGAATACGACAGGCAGCTCTATCGCAATCTGTTCGAGTATAATCCCGATGCTGTTTATTCTTTCGATTTGGAAGGAAATTTTGTGGATGTTAATGCAAGTTCAGCAGATCTCGCGGGAACTTCCATAGAAAATCTCCTCAGCATGAATTTTCTTCCTCTTATTCCGCCTGAAGATCAGGAGAGGGTGCTCAAAAATTTTGAGAAGGCTAAACAGGGGGAATTCATTAAATACAGAACTGGTTTTATTAATCTGAAAAACCAGCGTAAGATACTTTCGGTTACCAATTTTCCTATTGTTTATCAGGATAAGATTGTGGGCGTATATGGAATTGCGAAAGACATTACCTCGAGTGTACAGGCACAGGAACAAATCAGGCTTTCTGAAGAAAAATATCGAAGTCTTTTTGATTACAATCCTTTACCCCTTTGGGTGGTTGACCGGGATGAATTAAAATTTTTAAGCGTCAATAAAGCAGCGATCGAACTCTATGGATATTCCGAAGCTGAATTTTTAAAAATGTCGGTAAAAGACCTTTGGGCTCCAAATCAGGAAAATGAAATTCAGAAGGTGGTTAGGGAAAATCAGGACAGCTACTTTAAATTAGAGGTCAGACATCTTAAAAAAGACGGCAGTCTTATTTATGTAGAGGTCAAGAGCAATCCCATTAACCTTAACGGAATGTTAGCAAGGGTTTCCCTGGTTAAAGATATAACTGCTAAAGTAGAAGCGGAAAGAAAGTTAATGGAAAGTGAGAAACGTTTCAAATCACTTATTCAGGAAGGTTCTGATGTTATTTCTATTCTTGATACGAATCTGAAATATTCTTTCATAAGTCCTGCCTCTTTGAATGTTTTTGGAATGGCGCCGGAAGAGATGATAGGTACCAGTTTTAAAGAACATATTACTCCGGAAGATCTTCCTGAACTGGTAGATCTGCTTTCCAGGATGGACAGGGAGAAAAGAATTCAATTACCTCCATATCGTATCATTGATAAAAAAGGAAAATTTCGCTGGCTTGAAACTATTGTGACCAATTTAAATGAAGATCCTACCATCCATGGCCTTGTTCTGAACTCGAGGGATATTACCCCATTTATGGAGCAGAAAGAAAAACTGCTGGAAAGTCTGGAACGCTATAATATAGTGGCTAAGGCTACAAGTGATTTGATCACCGATTATGATATCAGGACCCATTCCATGAAATTTAGTGATACGATCTATGAAATGTTCGGTTATTCCCGCGATGAGGTGCAAGAAAACGGTTGCTGGTGGCAGGAAAAAATACATCCTGATGATTTAAAAGAAATTCGCCCTCTTATTGATGAAATGCATCAAAACCGTAAGAAAAAACTTACGATTGAATATCGGTTTAAATGTGCTGACGGAACTTATAAGCATATACAGGATCGAAGTTTTCTAATCCTGAATGACAAAGGAGAACCTCAACGGATCATTGCTTCGATGCAAGATATAACTGAGAGAAAACGGCATTTAATTGCCATTGAGGAACATAATGAACGCTTGAAGGAAATCGCCTGGACGCAATCTCATGTGGTAAGAGCTCCACTCGCTAAAGTGATGGGTTTAGTCGATCTATTGAAAAATTATAAAAATGATTTAGAAAATGTTGATGAAATATTGGAAAATATTTTAACTTCATCATATGAGCTCGATAAAATAATAAGAAAAATCGCTGTAAAGACAGAAAAGGAGCTTTGA
- a CDS encoding capsule assembly Wzi family protein, with translation MRSIIAFSLLFLTSVSLLAQTVDFKGVLEGYGSLYTGETSPFWLHTNTLGRVDEKTHLSSVFTMKANIALSDVSSFEIGAGVLAKDGFDDKIGLDQAYFSYLGRNIGVVVGKKHYPDLYQGLSASNETILHSQNAAAIPGIRFFIHDPVFFLGDHGLGFKFAFEEYLMDDDRYIESARLHHKSFRLVYRSLSNFQIALGADHYVQWGGISDEFGKLPSEFSDYLKAITGRASDDAVGGQEVNALGNQLGTYVINVNTKINDLDVEFIYNHIFEDGSGMKMGNFPDGRYGIYIEDNRDTFWGTPWVRAFMYEIYYTKNQSRDRQSSRRDGADNYFNNNLYRSGWTYQNQVIGTPFILLNDNRFRIGTNIIMVHHIGIKGEAFSNIPYRFLFSYRQNYGIKDSFYPQKRVIYSSLLELSLLENENKLKLQLGADIKSYENSVFGVGLKYSRDLF, from the coding sequence ATGCGTAGCATTATAGCATTTTCTCTACTTTTTCTTACCTCAGTTTCTCTTTTGGCCCAAACTGTAGATTTCAAAGGTGTACTTGAAGGTTATGGAAGCTTATATACTGGAGAAACTTCACCTTTCTGGCTGCATACAAATACGCTGGGAAGAGTTGATGAAAAAACTCATTTATCATCGGTTTTTACAATGAAAGCAAATATAGCGCTATCTGATGTTTCTTCCTTTGAAATAGGAGCAGGTGTTCTGGCTAAAGATGGCTTTGATGACAAAATAGGGCTCGATCAGGCGTATTTTTCGTATTTAGGTCGCAACATTGGAGTGGTTGTCGGGAAAAAGCATTATCCCGATCTGTATCAGGGATTATCTGCTTCTAATGAAACTATTCTTCATTCTCAAAATGCAGCCGCGATTCCCGGCATACGATTTTTTATTCACGATCCCGTATTTTTTCTGGGCGATCACGGCCTGGGATTTAAATTTGCTTTTGAAGAATATCTGATGGATGACGACCGGTATATTGAATCGGCACGTCTTCACCATAAAAGTTTTCGCCTGGTGTATAGGTCTCTTTCTAATTTCCAAATTGCACTGGGGGCCGATCATTATGTACAATGGGGAGGAATATCTGATGAATTCGGGAAATTGCCTTCAGAATTTAGCGATTATCTCAAAGCAATAACCGGGAGGGCGAGCGATGATGCGGTAGGCGGCCAGGAAGTAAACGCGCTCGGAAATCAGTTAGGCACGTATGTCATTAACGTGAATACCAAAATCAACGATCTTGATGTGGAATTCATTTACAATCATATTTTCGAAGATGGGTCGGGAATGAAAATGGGGAATTTTCCCGATGGCCGTTACGGAATTTATATTGAGGATAATCGTGATACTTTCTGGGGAACGCCCTGGGTTCGGGCATTTATGTATGAGATTTATTATACCAAAAATCAGAGCAGGGACAGGCAGAGTTCCCGGCGTGATGGTGCTGACAATTACTTCAATAATAATCTTTATCGTTCGGGATGGACCTATCAAAATCAGGTGATCGGCACTCCTTTTATTCTTTTAAATGATAATAGGTTTCGTATTGGGACCAATATAATAATGGTTCACCATATTGGAATAAAAGGGGAAGCCTTCTCTAATATTCCGTATCGTTTTCTGTTTAGTTACCGCCAGAATTACGGAATTAAAGATTCTTTTTATCCTCAAAAAAGAGTTATTTATTCTTCTCTTCTCGAACTTTCTCTTCTGGAAAATGAAAATAAGCTGAAACTCCAATTAGGGGCTGATATAAAGTCTTATGAAAACTCCGTTTTTGGAGTTGGACTCAAATACTCAAGGGATCTTTTTTAG
- a CDS encoding tyrosine-protein phosphatase, translating into MFSFFQKKRYLVDLLGGFTDFHNHILPGIDDGAKDVEESIELIEEFSKIGVENFVCTPHVMGEYYPNTPESIKKALDNLKSNTSVKLSASGEYMMDQQFSEIIEKGEILPIVETKVLVEMSYFQAPINLNEILFKLQNHSYSPILAHPERYVYFHSSSMEKYKDFKTRGCAFQLNMLSLIGHYGTNIQHKAFKLLEAGMIDFISSDAHRLEHIEKIKTISIKKKHLPILEGVIENSKNLFL; encoded by the coding sequence ATGTTTTCATTTTTTCAGAAAAAGAGGTATCTGGTTGATCTTTTAGGCGGATTTACAGATTTTCATAATCATATTTTGCCTGGTATCGATGACGGGGCAAAAGATGTGGAGGAATCTATAGAACTGATAGAAGAATTTTCGAAAATCGGAGTTGAAAATTTTGTTTGCACACCTCATGTAATGGGAGAATATTACCCTAACACTCCAGAAAGCATCAAAAAGGCACTGGATAATTTAAAATCCAATACTTCAGTAAAATTAAGTGCATCAGGAGAATATATGATGGATCAGCAATTTTCTGAAATTATAGAAAAAGGCGAAATACTCCCGATAGTCGAAACAAAAGTTCTTGTTGAAATGTCTTATTTTCAGGCTCCCATTAATCTTAATGAAATTCTTTTCAAACTTCAAAACCATTCCTACTCACCTATCCTGGCCCACCCGGAACGTTATGTTTATTTTCATTCCTCTTCCATGGAAAAATATAAAGACTTTAAAACCCGGGGTTGTGCTTTTCAGTTGAATATGCTCTCATTGATAGGGCATTACGGAACAAACATTCAACATAAAGCATTTAAGTTACTGGAAGCCGGAATGATCGATTTTATAAGCAGTGATGCCCACAGGCTTGAGCATATTGAAAAGATCAAAACCATCAGTATTAAAAAGAAACACCTCCCAATCCTGGAAGGTGTGATAGAGAATAGTAAAAATTTATTCCTTTAA